The following are from one region of the Hemiscyllium ocellatum isolate sHemOce1 chromosome 26, sHemOce1.pat.X.cur, whole genome shotgun sequence genome:
- the LOC132828176 gene encoding transmembrane and death domain protein 1-like isoform X1 has protein sequence MIRISELLTSVECDLLHKKLTHPEKDIMKDIDQMSEENDNLFKTRKRREITNTEDCTEILIDWLRNEGDSMYWDRLSRALRQIGREDVDKELRKNMNQDKTLEMNKNVEEYGKILKQAHSSLIVTDDEINIGDRNRDKRSEFLEINWDELELIVEMEKLPPYPRKLTEGFRTVLWGVFFGFVGSTFLGAISLYFIMKITEKDYMEIVRRSNVLHRIKRRRKPVRRIVYSSDDENTHEDKSPKHFRQCFLPFRTTNYAPEKLKPNRSTN, from the exons ATGATTCGAATATCAGAACTGCTCACCTCTGTTGAATGTGACCTTCTTCACAAAAAGCTTACTCACCCTGAGAAAGACATAATGAAGGATATTGACCAAATGTCGGAGGAAAATGACAATTTATTCAAGACCCGGAAACGCAGAGAAATCA CCAATACTGAAGACTGTACTGAAATTCTGATTGACTGGTTGAGGAATGAAGGTGACAGCATGTATTGGGATCGATTATCTCGAGCACTGAGACAGATTGGTCGGGAAGATGTTGATAAAG AACTACGGAAGAACATGAACCAGGACAAGACTTTGGAAATGAATAAGAATGTTGAAGAATACGGTAAAATATTAAAGCAGGCCCACTCCTCCCTAATTGTGACTGATGATGAGATTAACATCGGAGACAGAAATCGAGACAAACGTAGTGAAT TCCTTGAAATTAACTGGGACGAGTTGGAACTGATTGTTGAAATGGAAAAACTTCCACCTTATCCAAGAAAACTCACTGAAGGATTCAGGACAGTTCTTTGGGGGGTGTTTTTTGGGTTTGTTGGTTCCACTTTCCTGGGTGCCATCAGTCTATATTTTATCATGAAAATAACAGAGAAAGACTATATGGAGATAGTACGTCGGTCAAATGTGCTGCACCGCATCAAACGCAGAAGAAAACCAGTACGACGCATAGTCTATTCTTCAGACGATGAAAACACTCATGAGGACAAATCACCTAAACACTTCAGACAGTGCTTTCTTCCCTTTCGTACAACCAATTATGCACCAGAAAAGTTAAAACCAAATAGGTCGACAAACTAA
- the LOC132828176 gene encoding transmembrane and death domain protein 1-like isoform X2 — protein MTIYSRPGNAEKSVANTEDCTEILIDWLRNEGDSMYWDRLSRALRQIGREDVDKELRKNMNQDKTLEMNKNVEEYGKILKQAHSSLIVTDDEINIGDRNRDKRSEFLEINWDELELIVEMEKLPPYPRKLTEGFRTVLWGVFFGFVGSTFLGAISLYFIMKITEKDYMEIVRRSNVLHRIKRRRKPVRRIVYSSDDENTHEDKSPKHFRQCFLPFRTTNYAPEKLKPNRSTN, from the exons ATGACAATTTATTCAAGACCCGGAAACGCAGAGAAATCAGTAG CCAATACTGAAGACTGTACTGAAATTCTGATTGACTGGTTGAGGAATGAAGGTGACAGCATGTATTGGGATCGATTATCTCGAGCACTGAGACAGATTGGTCGGGAAGATGTTGATAAAG AACTACGGAAGAACATGAACCAGGACAAGACTTTGGAAATGAATAAGAATGTTGAAGAATACGGTAAAATATTAAAGCAGGCCCACTCCTCCCTAATTGTGACTGATGATGAGATTAACATCGGAGACAGAAATCGAGACAAACGTAGTGAAT TCCTTGAAATTAACTGGGACGAGTTGGAACTGATTGTTGAAATGGAAAAACTTCCACCTTATCCAAGAAAACTCACTGAAGGATTCAGGACAGTTCTTTGGGGGGTGTTTTTTGGGTTTGTTGGTTCCACTTTCCTGGGTGCCATCAGTCTATATTTTATCATGAAAATAACAGAGAAAGACTATATGGAGATAGTACGTCGGTCAAATGTGCTGCACCGCATCAAACGCAGAAGAAAACCAGTACGACGCATAGTCTATTCTTCAGACGATGAAAACACTCATGAGGACAAATCACCTAAACACTTCAGACAGTGCTTTCTTCCCTTTCGTACAACCAATTATGCACCAGAAAAGTTAAAACCAAATAGGTCGACAAACTAA